Proteins encoded by one window of Aspergillus puulaauensis MK2 DNA, chromosome 4, nearly complete sequence:
- a CDS encoding uncharacterized protein (COG:S;~EggNog:ENOG410PKNA;~InterPro:IPR018823,IPR018820;~PFAM:PF13515,PF10337,PF10334;~TransMembrane:12 (i27-48o54-74i81-102o146-163i175-193o205-224i613-630o642-658i665-685o691-710i717-738o758-775i)) has protein sequence MSDRVDGRHKQRLPAFLDHFNTRDLKIFFRCWAAAWVAALLIFIGPVADNFGSATFFACLVLFMLPPSGVLFVYILGSLSLYIGIGLAWAWGVITMKAALAARPDADTQARVAALQQAAATEAQSTGSPVAGIAQRMVYDGWMLDARVTAVVYCMLCVFIYFLSRLRASNPKTAFTAIFGIIITDLFLCYGPLLPSFNGTLPLALVKPAAAGTGLGFACTILFFPQSTSDIVLEGIGDLLRLMEDSLQYSASALSKDSEPLDPQQLQKRRTKIIGQYRKLEPSFGFLPLDFSVGSWGAETVATFKSPMRQLAAVILSLSEFHKSTIESRVKTQELKKPPIETGEPVEQKQEKHEKKEKKDKKEKKEKKEKKRVVGAHHLAQVADLVKGLQYTEDHSVDPDVANEFTGHSVAAMDACLEGLRVTGECVRFVERQHWYHKASPAAHEELYERTKTVLEKLRQARTGFLHDMTESLITGYAQLFENDNPDQNTRADQVAGIIICMNFQEHMANALDKTEALLARVSDVFPDATRTRLWWPTSLKYAARWMLGKKDKAPTLAPASDDDPDQAPAGDATQTAQEKLRIRRGYRPQTRHPLGKAAIGTYHWLTCDEGLYALRMVVVTIAVSISAVLPNTAGFFYREKGFWGLIMAQTGLLVYMADFTFSVLARLVGTIGGGVLGLLAWYIGSGNGPGNPYGLSAVLAVMLIIFLWIRLYLPPNLLTGGIMGAATFLLVVAYSYVDTHNPTYGDPGVGYNVFWRRLLLVLIGIGAATIVQMLPRPPSASRHVCKSLSRSLRTLSDHYALLLSCWGRAGNEGKTITEPIWLELTESLVLLEPMIYNLRFEFSSSQFDSKSLAQVKQLCHALNDFLARLLAASGTLPQEYKDRLAQQMGILDHRCIGEVMAVLGVCEQALRTGDAPPEILPTPLVRRALEYWQTHQTEYLLSADMVRDEDYRRYCVALGSYVRFLGKIDELVLVIKGVLGEAHLVSKELIDLV, from the exons ATGTCCGATCGCGTGGATGGCCGCCACAAGCAGCGCCTGCCAGCATTCCTGGACCACTTCAACACGCGCGACCTCAAGATCTTCTTTCGCTGCTGGGCCGCCGCTTGGGTCGCTGCTCTGCTGATCTTCATCGGCCCTGTCGCGGACAATTTTGGCTCTGCGACCTTCTTTGCCTG TCTGGTGCTGTTTATGCTCCCGCCGTCCGGTGTACTGTTTGTCTACATCCTGGGATCGCTCAGTCTGTACATTGGAATTGGCCTTGCATGGGCATGGGGCGTCATCACTATGAAGGCCGCTCTGGCCGCCAGACCGGACGCAGACACCCAGGCGCGAGTGGCCGCGCTGCAAcaggctgctgcgacggAGGCGCAGTCGACAGGATCCCCCGTCGCAGGAATTGCTCAGCGCATGGTCTATGATggctggatgttggatgcGCGGGTGACTGCTGTCGTGTACTGCATGTTATGCGTCTTCATCTATTTCCTT TCGCGCTTGAGAGCATCGAATCCAAAGACCGCCTTTACTGCGATCTTTGGTATTATTATCACCGATCTGTTCCTTTGTTACGGACCCCTCCTTCCCTCTTTCAATGGCACTCTGCCCCTGGCCCTGGTGAAGCCTGCTGCAGCAGGTACTGGGCTTGGATTTGCTTGTAcaattctcttcttcccgcAATCCACATCAGATATCGTCCTCGAAGGCATTGGGGATTTGCTACGACTGATGGAAGATTCCCTGCAGTATTCTGCGTCCGCCCTAAGCAAGGACTCAGAACCTCTAGATCCCCAGCAACTACAGAAACGGCGAACTAAAATCATAGGGCAGTACCGGAAACTCGAGCCATCGTTCGGGTTTCTACCACTCGACTTCTCTGTTGGCAGCTGGGGCGCTGAGACAGTTGCCACTTTCAAAAGTCCCATGCGACAGCTAGCAGCAGTGATCCTGTCACTTTCGGAATTCCATAAAAGTACGATTGAAAGCCGCGTCAAGAcccaggagctgaagaagccgcCAATTGAGACTGGGGAACCGGTTGAGCAGAAGCAGGAGAAAcatgagaagaaggagaagaaggataagaaagagaagaaagagaagaaagaaaagaagcgGGTGGTCGGCGCGCACCATCTCGCACAGGTGGCCGATTTGGTCAAGGGGTTGCAATATACAGAAGACCACTCTGTTGATCCCGATGTGGCGAATGAATTCACCGGCCATAGCGTCGCGGCCATGGACGCTTGTTTAGAAGGACTGCGAGTTACAGGCGAGTGCGTCCGGTTTGTCGAGCGGCAGCATTGGTATCACAAGGCGTCGCCTGCAGCACATGAGGAGCTGTATGAGCGGACGAAGACCGTGCTCGAGAAGCTACGACAAGCAAGAACAGGTTTCCTGCATGATATGACGGAATCTCTTATTACTGGGTATGCCCAGCTGTTTGAAAACGATAACCCAGACCAGAATACTCGAGCAGATCAGGTGGCAGGCATAATCATCTGCATGAACTTCCAAGAACATATGGCAAACGCACTGGACAAGACAGAGGCTCTTCTAGCCCGCGTGTCAGACGTCTTCCCCGACGCCACTCGCACTCGACTTTGGTGGCCGACGAGTCTGAAATACGCAGCTCGGTGGATGCTCGGAAAGAAGGACAAGGCGCCTACACTGGCACCAGCCAGCGACGACGACCCCGATCAAGCCCCCGCCGGCGATGCTACGCAGACGGCACAGGAGAAGCTGCGAATTCGTCGTGGATACCGGCCTCAAACCCGCCATCCTCTGGGTAAAGCGGCTATTGGAACATATCACTGGTTGACCTGCGATGAAGGACTGTATGCCCTGCGCATGGTTGTTGTTACTATTGCTGTATCGATATCTGCCGTGCTTCCGAACACTGCAGGGTTCTTTTACCGTGAGAAGGGCTTTTGGGGGCTGATCATGGCCCAGACTGGTCTCTTGGTATACATGGCCGACTTCACATTCTCGGTGCTGGCTCGACTTGTTGGTACCATTGGAGGGGGTGTCTTGGGACTGCTGGCCTGGTATATTGGTTCTGGAAATGGTCCAGGCAATCCATATGGCTTGTCCGCTGTTCTCGCTGTGATGCTTATAATCTTCCTCTGGATTCGCCTTTATCTTCCTCCCAATCTTCTTACTGGAGGCATCATGGGCGCCGCGACTTTCCTACTAGTCGTCGCCTACAGCTATGTTGATAC ACACAATCCTACATACGGAGATCCTGGAGTCGGCTACAACGTATTCTGGCGCCGATTACTCCTCGTGCTGATCGGAATCGGCGCAGCAACAATAGTCCAGATGCTCCCCCGTCCCCCCTCTGCCTCACGCCACGTCTGCAAATCCCTCTCTCGTTCTCTCCGCACTTTATCCGACCACTACGCCCTCCTCCTGTCCTGCTGGGGCCGCGCAGGCAACGAAGGCAAAACCATCACAGAACCAATCTGGCTCGAACTCACCGAatccctcgtcctcctcgaaCCCATGATCTACAACCTGCGCTTCGAATTCTCCAGCTCCCAATTCGACTCGAAGAGTCTGGCCCAAGTTAAACAGCTCTGCCACGCCCTGAacgacttcctcgcccgTCTCCTCGCAGCTTCAGGAACCCTACCACAGGAATACAAGGACCGTCTCGCGCAGCAAATGGGTATCCTGGACCACCGCTGCATCGGTGAAGTAATGGCCGTGCTGGGGGTCTGTGAACAAGCGCTGCGGACGGGCGATGCGCCGCCGGAAATCCTCCCGACTCCGCTTGTGAGACGCGCGCTGGAGTATTGGCAGACGCATCAGACGGAGTATCTGCTCAGTGCGGATATGGTGCGCGACGAGGACTACCGTCGGTACTGCGTTGCGTTGGGGTCGTATGTCAGGTTCTTGGGGAAGATTGATGAGTTGGTGCTTGTGATCAAGGGGGTTTTGGGTGAGGCGCATTTGGTCTCGAAGGAGTTGATAGATCTGGTTTAA